One segment of Diorhabda sublineata isolate icDioSubl1.1 unplaced genomic scaffold, icDioSubl1.1 Dsub_19, whole genome shotgun sequence DNA contains the following:
- the LOC130452126 gene encoding histone H1-III-like: MADTENQTSVVTATSASNSPQVSSSPINKKEKKAKNPRTKPSHPPTSEMVNNAIKGLKERGGSSLQAIKKYIAAIYKVDAEKVAPFIKKYLKASVVSGSLVQTKGKGASGSFKLASATSSGGSSEEEEEEWMSAASAASSELKRKNPTKAKKSNKGSPTKKPKAASSSSPKLRP; this comes from the exons atcaaacttcggttgtaaccgcaacgtctgcgtctaattcaccgcaggtttcgtcgtctccaataaataaaaaggaaaaaaaagctaaaaatcctaggaccaaaccatctcatccaccgacttcggaaatggtaaacaatgcgatcaaaggtttaaaggaacgcggaggctcatctttacaagcaattaaaaagtacaTTGCTGCCATTTATAAAgttgatgcagaaaaagtagcgccattcatcaaaaaatatttgaaagcatctgTAGTATCGGGATCTTTGGTACAAACTAAAGGTAAAGGAGCTTCCGGATCATTCAAATTAGCTTCGGCAACTTCATCTGGTGGTAGTTCG gaggaggaggaggaggagtggATGAGTGCAGCCAGTGCCGCATCATCCGAATTAAAAAGGAAGAATcctactaaagcaaaaaaatccaataaaggCAGTCCCACGAAAAAACCGAAAGCAGCTAGCAGTTCCTCTCCTAAA